The genomic DNA GTGCGCGTACATGATGCGGATCAGCTCGCCCTGCTGCTGGTCGGGCGGGCTGACGACGAGCGCGAGGTAAGCGCCCACCGCCAGGCCCACGAGGCAGGCGAGGCCGAGCAGCGTGAGCCAGAGGGGGCGCGCGCGCGGCCGCTGCAGGCTCGTGACCGGATCTTCCATGTTCGACTCCCATGCGCGGCGGTCGGGCACAGCCTTCGCCGCTCGCCAGTGAGTGTAAGGCCGCGGGCCGGCGCGACCGGTGTCGAGGCCGCCGTAAGGAGCGCCCGGGTCGCTCCCCGCGCGAGCGCCCGTCACTCGTCCACCACGAAGTGGAAGAGGGAGGCGCAGGCCACGAAGTAGACGAGGTCGAAGCCGAGGAGCAGCAGCAGCCAGTCGCCTACCGGGCCCGCGGCGCCGCCCATGAGCGACTCCGTGGCGCGCACGGCGGCGAGGACGATGGGCACTACGACCGGGAACATCAGCACGGGGAGCAGCGCCTCGCGCGCCTGCAGGTTCGCGGTGAGGGCGGCGTAGAAGGTCGCGACGGTGGCGAAGCCGAAGGACCCGAGCACCACGGTGAGGGCCAGCAGCGCCGCGGCGCCCGCCCCCGGCACCGACGCGCCGTAGAGGGTGGTGGCGACGGGCGCGAGCAGCAGGCCGAGGGCGCCGAGGTAGGCCCAGGTGGCGAGCATCTTGCCGAGGTAGACGGCGGCGCGGGAGACCGGGTAGGTGAGGAGGTGGTCGAGGGCGCCGTCCTCGAGGTCGGCCTGGAAGCTCTGCGCCGCGGCCGTGACGCCCGCGAACACCAGCGCGACCCACAGCACGCCCGGCGCCGAGCGCGCCAGCACGCCCTCCTCGCGCCCGAGCGCGAACGCGATCATCAGCAGCGTCGTGCTCGTGAAGAAGACGGTGGCCACGGTCGCCGCCCGGCTGCGCAGCTCGTGCAGCAGGTCCTTGCGGGCGACGGCCAGCACGGCGCCGACGTCGTTCACCTGGCCACCCCCTGGCCGCTGACGGCCGGGCTCCCCACCAGGCGCAGGCGCCCGCCGGCGAGCTCCACGACGGCGTCGGGAGCCAGGTCGTTCCTGTCCTGCTCGTGCGAGGCGAGCAGCACGGTGCGCCCGCGCCCCTTGGCCTCGGCGAGGCAGACGTCCACGAGCCGCTTGCCCTCCTCGTCGAGAGCGGCGTAGGGCTCGTCGAGGAGCCACAGGTCGGGGTCGACGAGGAGCTGACGCGCCAGGCCGAGGCGCTTCTTCATGCCGCTCGAGTAGAAGCGGACCTGCTTGTCGGCCGCCGCGCCCAGGCCCACGCGCTCGAGCGCGCCCGCGACGGCGCCGTCGGCGCGCGGCCTGCCGGCCAGCGCCAGCGCCAGGCGCAGGTTCTCGCGACCCGTGAGCACGGGGTAGCTGCCGCCCGCCGCGCCGAGCAGGGCCACGCGCGCCCGGGCGGCGTCGGCCTCCCGCACGAGGTCGTGCCCGAAGAGCCGCCCGGCGCCGGCGTGCGGCCGCAGGCGCGTGGCCAGGAGCCGCAGGAGCGTCGTCTTGCCCGAGCCGTTGCTGCCGCGCAGCACGACGAGGCGTCCCGGCGCGACGTCGAGGTCGATGCCGCGCAGCACCGTGTCGCGGCCCATGCGCCTGACGACGCCCCGCAGGCTTATCGCCAGCGCGCTCCCTGCGCCCGCCGCCTCCGGGGCGGTGCCCGGCGCCGCCGAGGTCATAGGCGCGAGATCAGCCAGTCGGGCGTGATCTTGATGAGGTAGGCGTTGAGGGCGGTGTAGGTGCCGGTGACCATGAGCACGCCGGCGACGAGCAG from Trueperaceae bacterium includes the following:
- a CDS encoding heme exporter protein CcmB; translated protein: MNDVGAVLAVARKDLLHELRSRAATVATVFFTSTTLLMIAFALGREEGVLARSAPGVLWVALVFAGVTAAAQSFQADLEDGALDHLLTYPVSRAAVYLGKMLATWAYLGALGLLLAPVATTLYGASVPGAGAAALLALTVVLGSFGFATVATFYAALTANLQAREALLPVLMFPVVVPIVLAAVRATESLMGGAAGPVGDWLLLLLGFDLVYFVACASLFHFVVDE
- the ccmA gene encoding heme ABC exporter ATP-binding protein CcmA, with the translated sequence MTSAAPGTAPEAAGAGSALAISLRGVVRRMGRDTVLRGIDLDVAPGRLVVLRGSNGSGKTTLLRLLATRLRPHAGAGRLFGHDLVREADAARARVALLGAAGGSYPVLTGRENLRLALALAGRPRADGAVAGALERVGLGAAADKQVRFYSSGMKKRLGLARQLLVDPDLWLLDEPYAALDEEGKRLVDVCLAEAKGRGRTVLLASHEQDRNDLAPDAVVELAGGRLRLVGSPAVSGQGVAR